A region from the Volucribacter amazonae genome encodes:
- the trkA gene encoding Trk system potassium transporter TrkA: protein MKIIILGAGQVGTTLAENLVSEDNDITLVDNNPQRLTNLQEKHDLRVVMGMASSPTILREAGASDADLLVAVTNSDETNMIASQIAYTLFNIPTKIARIRQADYIREKNKLFQPDVIPIDHVISPEKLVTEDIVRLVDYPGALQVAHFADNAISIVVVKAYYGGPLVGNAISAMKDYLPHIDCRILSILRNDKTIRPQGSTIIEAGDEVTFICATEHIKAVMSQLQRLEKAYKKIMIAGGGNIGSGIAKNLEDHCYVKVIERNPQRASLLAEKLAKTLVFCGDPSDQSLLFEEHIENIDVFIAVTSDDEANIMSALLAKRLGAKKVIVLIQRMAYINLVQGGTIDIAISPQQATISALLSHVRKGDIVKVASLRHGFAEALEAIAHGNSHTSNVIGRSIGELKLPTGAIIGAILRNNVVIMARKNVMIEENDHVIVYLSDKKYVSEIEKLFQPSVFFI, encoded by the coding sequence ATGAAAATCATTATTCTCGGTGCAGGACAAGTAGGTACAACCCTCGCTGAAAATTTAGTTAGCGAAGACAATGATATTACCTTGGTGGATAACAATCCGCAACGCTTAACCAATTTACAAGAGAAACACGATTTACGGGTGGTAATGGGTATGGCGTCCTCGCCAACCATTTTGCGTGAAGCTGGGGCGTCTGATGCGGATTTATTAGTGGCGGTAACCAATTCCGATGAAACCAATATGATTGCTAGTCAAATTGCTTATACCTTGTTTAATATTCCCACTAAAATCGCACGTATTCGCCAAGCTGATTATATTCGTGAGAAAAACAAATTATTTCAGCCTGATGTGATCCCCATTGATCATGTTATTTCCCCTGAAAAATTGGTTACCGAAGATATTGTCCGACTTGTGGATTATCCAGGGGCATTGCAAGTTGCCCATTTTGCCGACAATGCCATTAGTATTGTGGTGGTTAAAGCCTATTATGGTGGTCCATTGGTTGGCAACGCTATTTCGGCGATGAAAGATTATTTACCCCATATTGATTGCCGTATTTTATCCATTTTACGCAATGATAAAACCATTCGTCCACAAGGCTCAACCATTATAGAGGCAGGCGATGAAGTTACCTTTATTTGTGCCACTGAGCATATTAAAGCGGTTATGAGCCAGCTACAACGCTTAGAAAAAGCCTACAAAAAGATTATGATTGCTGGCGGTGGCAATATTGGTAGTGGCATTGCCAAAAACTTAGAAGATCATTGCTACGTTAAGGTTATTGAACGCAATCCGCAACGTGCCTCATTGCTGGCAGAGAAATTAGCTAAAACCCTCGTATTTTGTGGCGATCCTTCCGATCAAAGCCTGTTATTTGAAGAACATATTGAAAATATTGATGTCTTTATTGCGGTTACCAGCGATGATGAAGCGAATATTATGTCTGCTTTATTAGCAAAACGGCTTGGGGCGAAAAAAGTAATAGTGCTTATTCAGCGTATGGCTTATATCAATTTAGTGCAAGGTGGCACGATTGATATTGCTATCTCGCCACAACAAGCCACCATTTCCGCCTTATTAAGCCATGTCCGAAAGGGGGATATTGTTAAAGTTGCCTCGCTACGCCATGGTTTTGCTGAAGCCTTAGAAGCCATTGCCCATGGAAACAGTCACACTTCAAATGTGATTGGACGTAGCATTGGCGAACTAAAATTACCTACGGGTGCAATAATTGGAGCAATTTTACGCAATAATGTGGTCATTATGGCGAGAAAAAATGTGATGATTGAAGAAAACGATCACGTTATTGTTTACCTTAGCGATAAAAAATATGTGAGCGAAATTGAAAAATTATTCCAGCCTTCGGTGTTTTTTATTTAA